A window of the Phaseolus vulgaris cultivar G19833 chromosome 5, P. vulgaris v2.0, whole genome shotgun sequence genome harbors these coding sequences:
- the LOC137835508 gene encoding F-box protein At2g05970-like, giving the protein MRSLLLEAIITKTKKYYEYLSSIPLLLLETIRRRFCAKYSKKIHKRISKLEKKYCADWSSLPREILEMIAEKLTFIDCLSISKVCMSWNAILGEELPSWQRHGFPCLLASRQKNKETRTCISILENRVWELELAEACGKYCWGSFRGWLFMVKELDNFYLEVNLLNPFSGSQISLPSVWNFYHKMVSSGLPSENNFVCMLLHSQCRELAFWVTGANSWRKHSKLTGEPFEDAVFCNGSFYLLADGFNIWQIDVQSIYSSIKNGNDDFGTFSKIEARFHLDRVFRLLVESRMLFLTNKILRYLMESCGELLLVCRFFSSCQDTVLETQKFEVYALDFCQLSWKKVEDLGDQMLFLGKCCSTSFSAKELGVGIRNNIYFCNDHLKGIFNGTDVNKWGIFTLGKKDNEPFCFHGDIDIWAYTWLTAPSWWCYRNIPPIRSN; this is encoded by the coding sequence ATGCGCTCGTTACTGTTGGAAGCTATCATCACAAAAACAAAGAAATACTATGAATATTTGTCAAGTATCCCTCTATTGTTGTTGGAAACTATCAGGAGAAGATTTTGTGCCAAATAcagtaaaaaaatacataaaagaaTAAGTAAACTGGAAAAGAAATACTGTGCAGATTGGTCTAGTCTCCCTCGTGAAATACTTGAGATGATTGCTGAAAAATTGACCTTTATTGATTGCTTATCGATCAGCAAAGTTTGTATGAGTTGGAATGCTATTCTTGGAGAAGAACTTCCTAGTTGGCAAAGACATGGATTTCCTTGTCTCTTGGCGTCACGTCAGAAGAACAAAGAGACTAGGACTTGTATCAGTATATTGGAGAATCGTGTTTGGGAGCTGGAGTTAGCAGAGGCTTGTGGAAAGTATTGTTGGGGATCATTTCGTGGTTGGTTGTTTATGGTAAAAGAGCTAGACAATTTCTATCTTGAAGTTAACTTGTTGAATCCGTTTTCAGGAAGCCAAATTAGTCTCCCTTCAGTATGGAACTTTTATCACAAGATGGTGTCCTCCGGGCTTCCTTCTGAGAATAACTTTGTTTGCATGCTTCTACACAGCCAATGCCGTGAGTTGGCCTTTTGGGTCACAGGAGCAAATTCATGGCGTAAACACAGTAAATTAACAGGTGAGCCATTTGAGGATGCTGTATTTTGTAATGGAAGTTTTTATCTCCTGGCAGATGGATTTAATATATGGCAAATTGATGTTCAAAGTATCTACTCCAGTATTAAAAACGGTAATGATGATTTTGGAACATTTTCCAAGATAGAAGCACGGTTTCATCTAGATAGAGTGTTTAGGTTACTAGTAGAAAGTAGAATGTTGTTTCTGaccaataaaattttaagatatCTTATGGAGTCCTGTGGGGAGCTTTTGCTTGTTTGTAGATTTTTTAGTTCCTGCCAAGATACGGTGCTTGAGACCCAAAAATTTGAGGTATATGCATTGGACTTTTGTCAGTTATCATGGAAGAAGGTTGAGGATTTGGGGGATCAAATGTTATTTTTGGGGAAATGTTGCTCAACATCCTTCTCTGCAAAGGAACTTGGAGTGGGAATTAGAAACAACATTTACTTTTGCAACGATCATTTAAAAGGTATATTCAACGGGACCGACGTAAACAAGTGGGGCATTTTCACTCTTGGCAAGAAGGATAATGAGCCCTTTTGCTTCCATGGTGATATAGATATATGGGCATACACCTGGCTCACCGCTCCTTCCTGGTGGTGCTATAGAAATATTCCTCCGATACGAAGCAATTAA